A region of Geobacillus sp. 46C-IIa DNA encodes the following proteins:
- a CDS encoding MBL fold metallo-hydrolase, with product MAKTISVKEIANKIIRGEELFIVDARNPEDFADWRIEGKGVEVVNIPYFEVLDGIEPYLDRLPKEKNKTIYAVCAKGGSSEFVAEQLEGAGYTDAYSIEGGMKAWSEHLEPVKIGELKSGGTIYQFVRLGKGCLSYLVESNGEGALIDTNRMTDAYVRFANEHGITIKHVLDTHLHADHISGGRKLAEELGATYYLPPKDAEEVTFAYTPIQDGDRIRVGHVVIEALYSPGHTIGSTSFIVDDQYLLTGDILFVDSIGRPDLAGKAQDWVSDLRETLYRRYKQLADDLIVLPAHYMGPNEMNKDGSVAERLGVLYKKNHGLNISSDEEFRRTVTENLPPQPNAYQEIRQTNMGKLHPTEDEQREMEIGPNRCAVR from the coding sequence TTGGCAAAAACGATTTCGGTCAAAGAGATCGCCAATAAGATCATTCGCGGTGAGGAGCTGTTCATTGTCGACGCCCGCAATCCCGAAGATTTTGCTGATTGGCGTATTGAAGGAAAAGGAGTCGAAGTCGTCAACATTCCGTATTTTGAAGTGTTGGATGGCATTGAACCATATTTGGACCGTTTGCCAAAAGAGAAAAACAAAACGATTTATGCCGTTTGTGCGAAGGGCGGTTCGTCGGAGTTTGTGGCCGAACAGTTGGAAGGGGCGGGCTATACGGACGCTTATTCGATCGAAGGTGGCATGAAGGCGTGGAGCGAGCATTTGGAACCAGTGAAAATTGGCGAGTTGAAAAGTGGTGGAACGATTTACCAATTTGTCCGCCTTGGCAAAGGGTGTCTCTCATATCTCGTCGAATCGAACGGCGAGGGAGCGTTGATCGATACGAATCGCATGACTGACGCTTATGTCCGTTTTGCGAACGAACACGGCATTACAATCAAGCATGTGCTTGACACGCATTTGCATGCCGACCATATTTCTGGCGGGCGCAAGTTGGCGGAAGAACTGGGCGCGACGTATTATTTGCCGCCGAAAGACGCGGAAGAGGTGACGTTTGCCTACACACCGATTCAAGATGGCGACCGCATCCGCGTCGGCCATGTCGTGATTGAAGCGTTGTATTCACCGGGGCATACGATTGGCAGTACATCGTTTATCGTAGACGATCAATATTTATTAACCGGCGATATTTTGTTTGTTGATTCGATCGGACGTCCAGATTTGGCAGGGAAAGCGCAAGACTGGGTGAGCGATCTGCGGGAGACGCTTTACCGACGTTACAAACAGCTTGCAGATGATTTGATTGTATTGCCGGCGCACTATATGGGGCCGAATGAAATGAATAAGGATGGCAGTGTGGCGGAACGGTTGGGGGTTCTGTATAAGAAAAATCATGGGCTGAATATTTCTAGTGACGAAGAGTTTCGCCGTACCGTGACAGAAAATTTGCCGCCGCAACCGAACGCTTATCAGGAAATTCGTCAGACGAATATGGGAAAGCTGCATCCGACGGAAGACGAACAGCGGGAGATGGAAATCGGTCCAAACCGTTGCGCCGTTCGGTAA
- a CDS encoding sulfurtransferase TusA family protein translates to MIKVDMTVDAKGLSCPMPIVRTKKAIGELQPGQVLEVQATDKGSKADIKAWAESTGHQYLGTIEENGVLKHYIRKSAEHETRKETTFPHVVSNEQLQEKLHDLDSFVLDVREPAEYAFGHIPGAVSIPLGELENRMAELPKDKTIYVVCRTGTRSDLAAQKLAENGFDRVRNVVPGMSQWNGPLDTAQS, encoded by the coding sequence ATGATCAAAGTGGATATGACCGTCGATGCGAAAGGACTGTCCTGCCCGATGCCGATCGTTCGCACGAAAAAGGCCATCGGTGAGCTGCAGCCAGGCCAAGTGCTGGAAGTGCAGGCGACGGATAAGGGGTCCAAAGCCGATATCAAAGCGTGGGCGGAAAGCACAGGGCATCAATATTTAGGAACGATTGAAGAAAATGGGGTGTTGAAACATTATATCCGCAAGTCAGCGGAACATGAAACACGCAAAGAAACGACATTCCCCCATGTCGTATCGAATGAGCAATTGCAAGAAAAACTTCACGATCTGGATTCGTTCGTCTTGGATGTCCGCGAACCGGCGGAGTATGCGTTTGGCCATATTCCGGGCGCTGTTTCGATTCCGCTTGGGGAGCTCGAGAATCGGATGGCTGAGCTTCCGAAAGACAAAACGATTTACGTCGTGTGCCGCACAGGGACACGGAGCGATTTGGCCGCGCAAAAGCTAGCTGAAAACGGGTTTGACCGTGTGCGCAACGTTGTTCCAGGCATGTCGCAATGGAACGGGCCGCTTGATACCGCTCAATCATAA
- a CDS encoding EamA family transporter — MWIVYALLAAVFAALTSVLAKIGIENVNSNLATAIRTAVVLVLAWGIVWMTGAHHGMKAISAKSWWFLCLSGAATGLSWLCFYKAIQIGDVSRVSAIDKSSLVLTILFAAMFLGEPLSAKVVIGVLLITAGTLVMML; from the coding sequence ATGTGGATCGTATACGCCTTGTTGGCGGCAGTGTTTGCGGCGCTGACGTCGGTGCTGGCGAAAATCGGGATTGAAAACGTCAATTCGAACTTGGCGACCGCTATTCGCACCGCGGTTGTGCTTGTCCTTGCCTGGGGCATCGTTTGGATGACCGGCGCCCATCACGGCATGAAAGCCATTTCTGCGAAAAGCTGGTGGTTTTTATGTTTGTCCGGAGCGGCGACCGGATTATCGTGGCTTTGTTTTTACAAAGCGATCCAAATCGGCGATGTGTCCCGCGTCTCGGCCATTGACAAATCGAGCTTGGTGCTGACGATTTTGTTTGCGGCGATGTTTCTTGGCGAACCACTGTCCGCGAAGGTGGTGATTGGGGTGCTGCTCATTACCGCGGGGACGTTGGTTATGATGTTGTAG
- a CDS encoding class I SAM-dependent methyltransferase → MTGHRFHYEHAERLLDSKRKEWIDPQQAISMLSVKPDDTVIDLGAGNGYFTIPLAQATNGKVYAVDVQPEMIELLKQRAEKLAITNIEYRVADVASTAFPSHSVDKGIMAFVFHEVERKEAAIDEIRRVMRPNGQFLLIEWEAIESEMGPPLHERIPSDELFSYVKQKAGNVKLVHFHPAVYGLLIRWE, encoded by the coding sequence ATGACAGGGCATCGTTTTCATTATGAACACGCTGAACGATTATTGGATTCGAAGCGCAAGGAATGGATCGACCCGCAGCAGGCCATTTCGATGTTGTCCGTGAAACCGGATGACACGGTCATCGATCTTGGCGCTGGGAATGGCTATTTTACGATTCCTCTCGCGCAGGCGACAAACGGAAAAGTGTACGCGGTCGATGTGCAGCCGGAAATGATAGAATTGTTAAAACAGCGAGCCGAGAAACTAGCGATTACCAACATCGAATATCGGGTGGCGGATGTCGCCTCGACCGCCTTTCCTTCTCATTCGGTGGACAAAGGGATCATGGCGTTCGTCTTTCATGAAGTGGAACGAAAAGAAGCTGCCATTGACGAAATTCGCCGCGTGATGAGGCCAAATGGGCAGTTTCTGTTGATCGAATGGGAAGCGATAGAAAGCGAAATGGGGCCGCCGCTTCATGAGCGAATTCCGTCGGACGAACTGTTTTCCTATGTGAAGCAAAAGGCGGGCAACGTGAAGTTGGTTCATTTTCATCCAGCTGTCTATGGTCTGTTGATTCGCTGGGAATAA
- a CDS encoding rhodanese: MTVSSWLFLLILLGAALYRRYYPVKHIPCLPVEEVPDGLLLIDLRDYNESNGSIFGQALHIPVAYLKRHARHIPPKPLHIIARDDIEKNVGIRLLRRYGYEVKSYSIAACDCQERRRTSRWNITKKSKTA, from the coding sequence TTGACTGTCAGCAGTTGGTTATTTCTTCTTATTCTTTTAGGTGCAGCGTTGTATCGACGCTACTATCCTGTCAAACATATCCCATGCCTTCCGGTAGAAGAGGTGCCGGACGGCTTGCTTCTTATCGACTTGCGCGATTATAATGAAAGCAACGGCTCTATATTTGGTCAAGCGTTGCATATTCCGGTGGCGTATTTGAAACGGCATGCGCGGCATATTCCGCCAAAGCCGCTTCATATCATCGCTCGGGATGACATCGAAAAAAACGTCGGCATCCGATTGTTGCGTCGCTATGGCTATGAGGTGAAAAGTTATTCGATTGCGGCTTGTGATTGTCAAGAAAGGAGGCGAACGAGCCGATGGAATATAACAAAGAAATCAAAAACCGCTTAA
- a CDS encoding DsrE/DsrF/DrsH-like family protein encodes MTQPKKKTTIILFSGDYDKAMAAYIIANGAAAYDHDVTIFHTFWGLNALRKEAPVPVQKGVLEKMFAKMMPRGADRMGLSRMNFAGIGPKLIKKVIKKHNAMPLPQLIEMAKEQGVKLVACQMTVDLLGLKPEELIDGIEFAGVAAYLADASEGNVNLFI; translated from the coding sequence ATGACACAGCCGAAGAAAAAGACGACGATCATTTTGTTTAGCGGCGACTATGATAAGGCGATGGCGGCTTACATCATCGCCAACGGCGCCGCAGCTTATGATCATGACGTGACGATTTTCCATACGTTTTGGGGGCTGAATGCCTTGCGGAAAGAGGCGCCCGTTCCCGTGCAAAAAGGGGTTCTGGAAAAGATGTTCGCCAAAATGATGCCGCGTGGCGCCGACCGCATGGGACTGTCGCGCATGAATTTTGCTGGCATCGGCCCAAAGCTGATCAAAAAGGTGATCAAAAAGCATAACGCCATGCCGCTTCCGCAGTTGATCGAGATGGCGAAAGAGCAGGGTGTGAAGCTTGTCGCCTGTCAAATGACGGTCGATTTGCTGGGGCTGAAGCCGGAAGAATTGATTGACGGCATTGAGTTTGCAGGGGTGGCTGCGTATTTGGCTGATGCTTCGGAAGGAAATGTGAACTTATTTATTTAA
- a CDS encoding acyl-CoA desaturase produces the protein MNDFHPFGWYAAKISPHLPKKAFQPVKSRLFGGLAYLLVVTGGILAVSLFHFHPIWNLLISVVLGFSFAALGFLGHEILHGTVVKTPWLRDLLGAIAFWPLCTGPKLWRKWHNATHHVHTQHEEKDPDAWPSMEKLAKSRLLSWVYRIPFPIRAFFAFSSLSMMFTLHSIRMLFYFFKDFRRKNRAVVLFQFFLPWATWLGLLWLVGWEKWFFAFLLPLLVANSIVMSYISTNHRLNPLVPINDPLANSLSVTVPKWVDVLHFHFSYHTEHHLFPAMSSKYYPLVKEQIKQMWPDRYHEMPMTKALVALWKTPRIYYEQHELIEPKQGHVYGTLGNGLDPDEIVPRKREENAQTLLTTRQAKWKKASGAGKA, from the coding sequence ATGAACGATTTTCACCCGTTTGGTTGGTATGCGGCGAAAATTTCCCCGCATTTGCCGAAAAAAGCGTTTCAGCCTGTGAAATCCCGTCTGTTTGGAGGTTTGGCTTATTTGTTGGTGGTCACTGGCGGCATCCTCGCTGTGTCCCTTTTCCACTTTCACCCGATATGGAACCTCCTCATTTCCGTTGTGCTCGGTTTCAGCTTTGCGGCGTTAGGATTTTTAGGCCATGAAATTTTGCACGGCACAGTCGTCAAAACGCCATGGCTGCGCGATCTTCTCGGAGCGATCGCCTTTTGGCCGCTTTGCACCGGGCCGAAGCTATGGCGAAAATGGCATAACGCCACCCACCATGTTCATACCCAGCATGAGGAAAAAGACCCTGACGCCTGGCCAAGCATGGAGAAATTAGCGAAAAGCCGCCTGCTCTCTTGGGTATACCGCATCCCGTTTCCGATTCGCGCTTTTTTCGCTTTTAGCTCTTTGTCCATGATGTTTACTCTTCACTCGATCCGGATGCTGTTTTACTTTTTCAAAGACTTTCGCCGGAAGAACCGCGCGGTTGTCCTGTTTCAATTTTTCTTGCCGTGGGCCACATGGCTCGGACTGTTATGGCTTGTCGGCTGGGAAAAATGGTTTTTCGCCTTTTTGCTTCCGCTGCTTGTCGCCAACTCGATCGTCATGAGCTATATCTCAACAAACCACCGTCTCAATCCGTTAGTGCCGATCAACGATCCGTTGGCCAACAGCTTGTCGGTCACCGTGCCGAAGTGGGTGGATGTTCTCCACTTCCATTTCTCGTATCATACCGAACATCATCTCTTTCCGGCGATGAGTTCAAAATACTATCCGCTCGTGAAAGAACAGATCAAACAAATGTGGCCGGACCGCTACCATGAAATGCCGATGACAAAAGCACTCGTTGCCCTTTGGAAAACGCCGCGCATCTACTACGAGCAACACGAACTCATCGAACCGAAGCAAGGTCATGTGTATGGCACGCTTGGCAACGGACTCGATCCCGATGAGATTGTGCCCCGCAAGCGGGAAGAAAACGCCCAAACACTGCTGACGACGCGGCAGGCAAAATGGAAAAAAGCGTCCGGAGCAGGCAAGGCATAA
- a CDS encoding glycoside hydrolase family 18 protein yields the protein MFIHTVQPGDTLFSISRRYDYPLESLRFVNGLVETNIVPGQALLIPVYTYTVQPGDTLSAIARKAFVTVEQLRAANPAVDPYRMFPGMKIYIPDISWYQAITLAYYTLREPNLDRALVRDFAPYSSYIALFEYRFAPNGDIVTTRDDAAAIETAWQNRVTPIAVVTNLTSEGFSTRLASQVLNNPEARANLVENIFYLVSRKGYGGVNIDFEQIRGEDRDLFTGFLRQLRDRLKPAGYVLTIAVPAKTSEEIPWLKGYDYGGIGAVVDYMFIMAYDWHHLTSEPGPVAPINEVKSALQFAVERVPRKKILLGLPLYGYDWIIPYQPGTLADALSNQEAVLTAMRYQSSIQYSFEYESPFFRYTDELGNIHEVWFEDVRSMGQKMKLARQYQIAGVGAWELKLRFAPGPWLLRKFFIVRKV from the coding sequence ATGTTTATTCACACTGTTCAGCCTGGGGATACGCTTTTTTCCATCAGCAGGCGATACGATTATCCGCTGGAAAGTCTGCGCTTTGTCAATGGCTTAGTTGAAACGAATATTGTTCCTGGTCAAGCATTGCTTATCCCGGTCTATACGTATACAGTACAGCCAGGGGACACACTAAGCGCCATCGCACGGAAAGCATTTGTGACGGTCGAACAGTTGCGGGCAGCCAATCCGGCGGTGGACCCGTATAGAATGTTTCCAGGAATGAAAATTTATATTCCTGATATTTCCTGGTATCAAGCCATAACGTTAGCTTATTACACTCTCCGCGAACCGAACTTAGATCGGGCGCTCGTGCGAGATTTTGCCCCGTATTCATCGTACATTGCCCTGTTCGAATATCGCTTTGCCCCTAATGGCGACATTGTCACTACGCGGGATGACGCCGCAGCGATTGAAACAGCATGGCAAAACCGCGTCACACCCATTGCGGTAGTAACGAACCTAACATCGGAGGGGTTTAGTACGAGACTGGCAAGCCAAGTGCTGAACAATCCGGAAGCGAGAGCGAATCTGGTTGAGAACATCTTTTATTTAGTATCACGAAAGGGCTATGGCGGTGTCAATATTGACTTCGAGCAAATTCGCGGCGAGGATCGTGATTTGTTTACTGGCTTTTTGCGTCAGCTGCGCGATCGGTTAAAACCGGCTGGATATGTTTTGACGATCGCCGTTCCAGCGAAAACAAGCGAGGAGATCCCTTGGCTCAAAGGCTACGATTATGGCGGCATTGGCGCGGTCGTCGACTATATGTTTATCATGGCATACGATTGGCACCATTTAACAAGTGAACCAGGTCCAGTCGCTCCGATTAATGAGGTGAAATCCGCTCTTCAGTTTGCTGTCGAGCGTGTGCCTCGAAAAAAAATCTTGCTCGGACTTCCATTATATGGATACGATTGGATCATTCCGTACCAGCCTGGGACATTGGCGGATGCTCTCTCCAACCAAGAGGCGGTTTTAACTGCTATGCGGTATCAATCGTCCATTCAGTATTCATTTGAATATGAATCGCCATTTTTCCGGTATACGGATGAGCTTGGAAATATCCATGAGGTATGGTTTGAAGATGTCAGAAGCATGGGACAGAAAATGAAATTGGCACGCCAATATCAGATTGCAGGCGTTGGGGCATGGGAGTTGAAGTTAAGATTTGCGCCAGGGCCATGGCTATTGAGGAAATTCTTTATTGTACGAAAGGTATAA
- a CDS encoding glutaredoxin family protein, with translation MAQVTVYTTTTCPYCVMAKNFLRAQGIPFKEVNVEVDPEAARKLVETTGQMGVPQIEINGRWVLGYDPDAIMALWNQPNHR, from the coding sequence ATGGCACAAGTCACTGTCTATACCACAACGACATGCCCGTATTGCGTCATGGCGAAAAACTTTTTGCGCGCTCAAGGCATTCCATTCAAGGAAGTGAATGTCGAAGTTGATCCGGAGGCGGCGCGGAAACTGGTGGAAACGACGGGACAAATGGGCGTGCCGCAAATCGAGATTAATGGTCGCTGGGTGCTCGGGTATGATCCGGATGCCATTATGGCATTGTGGAATCAACCGAATCATCGTTGA
- a CDS encoding metal-sensitive transcriptional regulator, with product MEYNKEIKNRLKRIEGQIKGVLGMMEQGKDCKSVVSQLSAARNAIDRAIAVIVSTNLEHCLRESMEKGESADHLVKEAVELLVKSR from the coding sequence ATGGAATATAACAAAGAAATCAAAAACCGCTTAAAACGGATTGAAGGACAAATTAAAGGCGTCCTCGGCATGATGGAACAAGGCAAAGACTGCAAGAGCGTCGTTTCCCAGCTGTCGGCGGCGCGCAATGCCATTGATCGCGCCATTGCCGTCATCGTCAGCACCAATTTGGAACATTGCCTGCGTGAAAGCATGGAAAAAGGAGAAAGCGCAGACCATCTTGTCAAAGAAGCCGTCGAACTATTGGTAAAAAGCCGTTAA
- a CDS encoding rhodanese-like domain-containing protein, which produces MKTITPKEVEERLRAGEPIRIIDVREPDEVAAGKIPEAVNIPLGLIEFRMHELDKNEEYILVCRSGGRSGRAAEFLDSHGYRVVNMTGGMLAWEGPVE; this is translated from the coding sequence ATGAAAACCATCACGCCAAAAGAGGTAGAAGAACGGCTTCGCGCCGGAGAGCCAATTCGAATCATTGACGTGCGCGAGCCGGATGAAGTGGCTGCAGGAAAAATTCCGGAAGCGGTCAACATTCCGCTCGGTTTGATTGAGTTCCGCATGCATGAATTGGACAAAAATGAAGAATATATTCTTGTCTGCCGTTCCGGCGGACGGAGCGGCCGCGCTGCGGAATTTCTTGACAGCCACGGTTACCGCGTCGTCAACATGACAGGCGGCATGCTAGCTTGGGAAGGGCCTGTCGAATAA
- a CDS encoding MBL fold metallo-hydrolase — MVKEMTVQQMTEKVLNKESLFILDVRNESDFRDWKIEGENFAYLNVPYFELIDGVDSVIDHLPKDKDIVVVCAKGGSAAFVAEQLTEAGFDNVYTLVGGMQAWSEHLHQAKVYEDDQLKIYQFIRVGKGCLSYMVISGSEALVVDPLRFIDVYEQVAAQEGVNITHIVDSHLHADHLSGGKALAERTGAAYYLMKSEGAVFDFKPLEQHETIDFANVHLEVLAVKTPGHTPGSVSFFVNGKWLFSGDTIFVGGLGRPDLGGKVAEWAEDLYHTVYEKVTAMADDVIVLPAHYANLDEEINAEGYVGDALGRIRARNEMMQNKPKDEFIDLVIQSAKTETPPNFEDIVAINRGLKTVDIEMQRELEIGPNRCALHHTHA, encoded by the coding sequence GTGGTGAAAGAAATGACTGTACAACAAATGACAGAAAAAGTACTGAACAAAGAATCGTTGTTCATTCTTGATGTCCGCAACGAAAGCGATTTTCGCGATTGGAAAATTGAAGGGGAGAATTTTGCGTATTTGAATGTGCCGTATTTTGAATTGATTGATGGCGTTGATTCGGTGATCGATCATCTTCCAAAAGACAAAGACATCGTTGTGGTGTGCGCAAAAGGAGGATCAGCGGCGTTTGTCGCAGAACAGCTGACAGAAGCCGGGTTTGACAACGTCTATACGCTTGTTGGCGGAATGCAAGCGTGGAGCGAGCATCTCCATCAAGCGAAAGTATATGAGGATGATCAGTTGAAAATTTACCAATTCATCCGCGTCGGCAAAGGTTGCTTGTCGTATATGGTCATCTCCGGAAGCGAAGCGCTCGTCGTTGACCCGCTGCGGTTTATCGACGTGTACGAACAAGTGGCAGCACAAGAAGGTGTGAACATCACCCATATCGTAGACTCACACTTGCATGCCGACCACTTATCCGGCGGCAAGGCGCTGGCCGAACGAACGGGAGCGGCGTACTACTTGATGAAAAGCGAAGGGGCGGTGTTCGACTTCAAGCCGCTTGAGCAGCACGAAACGATCGATTTTGCCAATGTTCATTTAGAAGTGTTGGCGGTGAAAACACCAGGCCATACGCCAGGCAGCGTCTCGTTCTTCGTCAACGGCAAATGGTTGTTCTCGGGTGACACCATCTTTGTCGGCGGTCTCGGACGTCCGGACCTCGGCGGCAAAGTGGCCGAATGGGCGGAAGATTTGTATCACACCGTATATGAAAAAGTCACAGCCATGGCTGATGATGTCATCGTCTTGCCGGCGCACTACGCGAACTTAGACGAAGAAATCAACGCGGAGGGGTATGTCGGCGATGCGTTAGGCCGCATCCGCGCCCGCAATGAGATGATGCAAAACAAACCAAAAGACGAATTTATCGATCTTGTCATCCAAAGCGCCAAAACGGAAACCCCGCCGAACTTTGAAGACATTGTCGCCATCAACCGTGGGCTCAAAACCGTTGATATCGAAATGCAGCGGGAGCTTGAGATCGGTCCGAACCGCTGCGCGCTGCATCATACTCATGCTTAA
- a CDS encoding DUF302 domain-containing protein, which yields MFHYTVDVSTGMNETIERLEESLKQEGFGVLWRFSVTEKLQEKGLDFSTPMVIFEVCNPQEAARVLNENLLVGYFLPCKIVVYEENGVTKIGMPKPTMLVGMVSEPALEQVAADIEKRLTACIDRCR from the coding sequence ATGTTCCATTACACGGTTGACGTGTCAACGGGCATGAATGAAACGATCGAGCGTTTGGAAGAAAGCTTGAAACAAGAAGGGTTTGGTGTGCTCTGGCGGTTCAGCGTCACTGAGAAGCTGCAAGAGAAAGGGCTCGATTTTTCCACGCCGATGGTCATTTTCGAAGTGTGCAACCCGCAAGAAGCGGCGCGGGTGTTAAATGAAAATCTCTTAGTCGGTTATTTTTTGCCGTGTAAAATCGTTGTCTACGAAGAAAACGGGGTCACGAAAATCGGCATGCCGAAGCCGACGATGCTTGTTGGCATGGTCAGCGAACCAGCGCTCGAACAGGTGGCGGCCGACATCGAAAAGCGGTTGACCGCTTGCATCGATCGGTGCCGCTGA
- a CDS encoding sulfurtransferase TusA family protein, translating to MNVAKVLDAKGLACPMPVVRAKKAMDELQSGQVLEVHTTDKGAKNDLPAWAKASGHTVLDMKEDNGVLMFWIQKG from the coding sequence ATGAATGTAGCAAAAGTATTGGATGCAAAAGGATTGGCTTGCCCGATGCCGGTGGTAAGAGCGAAAAAAGCGATGGACGAATTGCAATCGGGTCAAGTGCTCGAAGTGCATACGACCGATAAAGGGGCGAAAAACGATTTGCCGGCATGGGCAAAAGCGAGTGGCCATACGGTGCTTGATATGAAAGAAGACAACGGTGTATTGATGTTCTGGATCCAAAAAGGATAA
- a CDS encoding rhodanese-like domain-containing protein produces MSQTIINIVLFVLLAWFLASRFIPPKGVEMITTAELKRRLKQSGVQYIDVRTPMEFRSFHLPGFRNIPLHELAARARELSKEKEVVVICQSGMRSQKASKLLKKMGFQHVTNVKGGLNAWQ; encoded by the coding sequence ATGTCGCAAACCATCATCAACATCGTGTTGTTCGTTTTGCTTGCTTGGTTTCTCGCTAGTCGTTTCATTCCGCCGAAAGGAGTAGAGATGATCACAACGGCGGAGTTAAAGCGGCGGCTGAAACAATCTGGCGTGCAATATATTGACGTGCGCACTCCAATGGAGTTTCGCTCTTTTCACTTGCCGGGCTTTCGCAACATCCCGCTGCACGAATTGGCTGCACGCGCTCGTGAACTATCGAAAGAAAAAGAAGTGGTTGTCATTTGCCAAAGCGGGATGCGAAGCCAAAAAGCAAGCAAATTGTTAAAGAAAATGGGATTTCAGCACGTAACGAACGTCAAAGGCGGCTTAAACGCCTGGCAGTAG
- a CDS encoding sulfite exporter TauE/SafE family protein yields the protein MDISLQFIIVIFLIGFIGSFISGMVGIGGSIIKYPMLLYLPPLFGLAAFSAHEVSGISAVQVFFATIGGVWAYRKGGYLNKSLILYMGASILIGSFVGGYGSKLMSEGTINVVYGILAALAAIMMFVPKKGIDDIPLDQVTFNKWLAAVLAFLIGVGSGIVGAAGAFLLVPVMLVVLKIPTRMTIATSLAVTFISSIGSTFGKITTGQVDYIPALIMVVASLLASPLGAKAGQKMNTKVLQVILAVLILATAVKIWVDIL from the coding sequence ATGGATATATCGCTTCAGTTTATCATTGTCATCTTTTTGATCGGCTTTATCGGCTCCTTTATTTCGGGCATGGTCGGCATTGGCGGGTCCATTATTAAATATCCGATGCTTTTATACCTCCCGCCGTTGTTTGGACTGGCGGCGTTCAGCGCCCATGAAGTGTCGGGGATCAGCGCCGTGCAAGTGTTTTTCGCGACGATCGGCGGCGTGTGGGCGTATCGGAAGGGCGGCTACTTGAACAAATCGCTCATTTTGTATATGGGGGCAAGCATTTTAATCGGCAGTTTCGTCGGTGGCTATGGCTCGAAGCTGATGAGCGAGGGAACGATTAACGTTGTTTACGGCATCTTGGCGGCATTGGCGGCGATCATGATGTTTGTGCCGAAAAAAGGGATTGATGACATCCCGCTTGACCAAGTGACATTCAACAAATGGCTGGCGGCCGTCTTGGCGTTTTTGATCGGCGTCGGGTCCGGCATCGTCGGGGCGGCGGGGGCGTTTTTGCTTGTGCCGGTCATGCTCGTTGTCCTGAAAATCCCGACGCGAATGACAATCGCTACTTCCTTGGCGGTGACGTTCATCTCCTCGATCGGCTCGACGTTCGGGAAAATCACTACGGGTCAAGTCGATTACATCCCAGCACTCATCATGGTCGTCGCGAGCTTGCTTGCCTCTCCATTAGGGGCGAAAGCGGGGCAAAAGATGAACACGAAAGTGTTGCAAGTGATCTTGGCGGTATTGATTTTGGCAACAGCGGTGAAAATATGGGTGGATATTTTATGA
- a CDS encoding DsrE/DsrF/DrsH-like family protein, whose translation MKVAIIAANGGLFDAYKVFNIATAAAAADAEVGVFFTFEGLNLIHKEAHKQLPIPEGKEHFQQGFQKANVPSIAELLQMAQEMGVKLIACQMTMDVMGLDKNQFVDGIEVAGAATFLQFAKDADITLAF comes from the coding sequence ATGAAAGTGGCCATCATTGCAGCAAACGGCGGGTTGTTTGATGCGTACAAGGTGTTTAACATTGCGACAGCGGCTGCGGCGGCAGACGCGGAGGTCGGGGTGTTCTTTACGTTTGAGGGGTTGAACCTCATCCATAAAGAAGCCCACAAACAATTGCCGATCCCTGAAGGGAAAGAGCATTTCCAACAAGGGTTCCAAAAAGCGAACGTTCCATCGATTGCCGAATTGCTTCAAATGGCGCAAGAGATGGGTGTGAAGCTGATCGCTTGCCAAATGACGATGGATGTCATGGGGCTTGACAAAAACCAATTCGTCGATGGCATTGAGGTGGCGGGGGCGGCAACGTTCCTGCAATTTGCGAAAGACGCCGATATTACATTGGCCTTCTAA